In the genome of Fulvivirga maritima, one region contains:
- a CDS encoding aminotransferase class IV produces MKALFDNQWTDNKISLNISDRALQFGDGLFETVLYSNEKIHRLPFHLERLKRGCEAMNLQLPDYISEVTNSKKAIERLIHQNQLHDENLRIKIMVWRQEAHQTGYSSPNTSAHTLISVKPYSIPDVNNAITVGQSLEVKNHFWKMSNFKKLNSLPYVIASQEKAARQLDELVIPDVLGNVSECITSNIFWYKSGCFYTPSLNTGCVAGVRRREVILKLKALKYPIIEVEENIESLHQAEFAFITNSLSIKKIAEFENTKFRNSAIYESLIDQLD; encoded by the coding sequence ATGAAAGCACTCTTCGATAATCAATGGACAGATAATAAAATATCTTTAAATATATCAGACAGGGCATTGCAATTTGGGGATGGTTTGTTTGAAACAGTATTGTATTCAAATGAGAAAATTCACCGGCTTCCCTTTCATCTGGAAAGGTTAAAGCGAGGATGTGAAGCCATGAACCTACAGCTTCCTGATTATATCTCAGAAGTTACAAATAGTAAAAAGGCAATTGAAAGATTAATTCATCAAAACCAACTTCACGATGAAAATCTTAGAATTAAGATAATGGTGTGGCGACAAGAGGCACATCAAACAGGCTATTCCTCTCCCAACACTTCTGCTCATACGCTTATCTCGGTAAAGCCCTATTCAATACCTGACGTTAATAATGCAATAACTGTAGGTCAAAGCCTTGAAGTGAAAAATCACTTCTGGAAGATGTCTAACTTTAAAAAGCTAAATAGCTTACCCTATGTCATTGCCTCTCAAGAAAAAGCGGCTAGACAATTAGATGAATTAGTTATCCCCGATGTTTTGGGAAACGTAAGTGAATGCATTACCTCGAATATATTCTGGTATAAATCAGGATGTTTCTATACGCCTTCTTTAAATACCGGATGCGTGGCGGGTGTAAGAAGAAGGGAAGTTATTCTTAAGTTAAAAGCATTGAAGTATCCTATCATTGAAGTTGAGGAGAACATTGAAAGCTTGCATCAAGCAGAGTTTGCCTTTATAACTAACAGCCTTTCTATTAAAAAAATAGCTGAGTTCGAAAACACCAAATTTCGGAACTCAGCTATTTATGAAAGTCTAA
- the sdaAB gene encoding L-serine ammonia-lyase, iron-sulfur-dependent subunit beta produces the protein MAEKSSVFDMIGPVMIGPSSSHTAGVVRIARAAIRVLGGKPDKSAITFYNSFARTYEGHGSDKAIIAGLMDFKTDDPRIKEALEIAEQEKMDYTFKSVGSASVYHPNTIKLILEKGERKVEVIGESKGGGVINIAEFDGFNANFSASLHTLILKADDVRGSIAYIANILSHDDCNIATMSVSRKGKNAQACLVIEMDSGIKDVTLAYLRSLKWVKEVIYIPDIDL, from the coding sequence ATGGCAGAGAAGAGTAGTGTATTTGATATGATTGGCCCGGTAATGATAGGCCCTTCCAGTTCTCATACTGCGGGGGTAGTGCGAATAGCAAGAGCGGCCATAAGAGTATTAGGCGGGAAACCTGATAAATCAGCGATTACTTTTTACAATTCTTTTGCCAGAACTTATGAGGGGCACGGCAGCGATAAGGCAATAATAGCTGGTCTTATGGATTTTAAAACTGATGATCCCAGAATAAAGGAAGCACTGGAGATAGCGGAGCAGGAAAAGATGGATTACACCTTTAAGTCAGTAGGCAGTGCATCAGTGTATCATCCTAACACCATAAAGCTAATATTAGAAAAAGGGGAAAGGAAAGTAGAGGTCATAGGAGAGAGTAAAGGCGGAGGAGTGATTAATATAGCGGAGTTTGACGGTTTTAATGCCAATTTCTCAGCGAGTCTTCATACTTTGATTCTAAAGGCCGATGATGTGAGAGGAAGCATAGCTTATATTGCCAATATTTTGTCTCATGATGATTGTAACATAGCCACCATGTCTGTTTCACGAAAGGGTAAAAATGCGCAGGCATGCCTAGTAATAGAAATGGATAGTGGTATTAAAGATGTGACTCTCGCTTATTTAAGAAGTTTAAAATGGGTAAAAGAGGTGATATATATACCTGATATTGATTTATAA
- a CDS encoding TolC family protein codes for MRATGLLILLVLTSAYTYAQDTLKVNRWTLQECIDHAMDHNLNIRRSLLDLQAQEVETSQSKLARYPDLNGNASYGYSWGRSIDPTTNLFVENQRIASGNAGLSSSIILFNGFRLQNNVKQNQYSLSAAEENLQTSKNDMVLGLSSYYINVLFTRELLENARKQLNSTNQQVERTEKQVRAGALPKSNLLDLMAQKATNELNVVNAENDYTSAKIQLKQLLQLPPEEQIDIVVPEIDTASIQPVMDATPIQIYEAALNGWPTVRSAEFNERSSEYAVKASRGNLYPTLSLTGGLTTRYSDVSDQPRFVPDGGDPIILEPNPIIGYVDGTNTPVISDQPLTQTSGTYYDGYPFGDQIDDNLSKYVNLSLNIPIFNGFSARASIQRAEISRSRAEINSKDAKYQLWQNIEQAYIDVVAAAKSYKVSQVQVEARTESFRVLKQRYDNGAANFTDYKVGENDLFQAKSDLLRAKYDYVFKLKVLDFYQGKKIEF; via the coding sequence ATGAGAGCAACAGGATTGCTGATTTTATTGGTGCTTACTAGTGCCTATACGTATGCACAAGATACATTGAAGGTGAATAGGTGGACCTTGCAGGAATGCATTGATCATGCTATGGATCATAACCTGAATATTAGAAGATCTTTACTGGATTTGCAAGCGCAAGAAGTGGAAACCAGCCAGTCAAAATTGGCAAGGTATCCGGATTTAAATGGTAATGCTTCTTACGGTTATAGCTGGGGTAGGTCTATTGACCCTACTACCAACTTATTCGTTGAGAATCAAAGAATAGCTTCTGGAAATGCAGGTTTAAGCAGTTCGATTATCTTGTTTAATGGTTTTAGACTTCAAAATAATGTAAAACAGAATCAGTATTCTTTAAGCGCGGCCGAGGAGAACTTACAAACGTCTAAAAATGATATGGTATTAGGCCTTTCTAGCTACTATATTAATGTGCTTTTCACGAGAGAGCTATTAGAAAATGCTAGAAAGCAGCTGAATAGTACTAATCAACAAGTAGAAAGAACTGAAAAGCAGGTAAGGGCAGGAGCACTTCCTAAATCAAACCTGCTGGACCTCATGGCTCAGAAAGCTACTAACGAACTGAATGTAGTAAATGCAGAAAATGATTATACGAGTGCCAAGATACAGCTGAAGCAGCTATTACAATTACCTCCAGAAGAGCAAATAGATATTGTAGTTCCTGAAATAGATACAGCTTCAATACAGCCTGTAATGGATGCTACGCCTATTCAAATATATGAAGCCGCGTTGAATGGCTGGCCCACAGTGAGAAGTGCTGAGTTCAATGAAAGAAGTTCTGAATATGCCGTTAAAGCATCAAGAGGTAATTTGTATCCTACGCTTAGCTTAACAGGAGGACTCACTACAAGATATTCAGATGTATCAGATCAGCCTAGGTTTGTACCTGATGGTGGCGACCCTATTATTTTAGAACCTAATCCAATAATAGGATATGTAGATGGTACTAATACTCCTGTTATTTCTGATCAACCACTAACACAGACATCAGGAACTTATTATGACGGCTATCCTTTTGGCGATCAGATAGATGATAATTTGAGTAAATATGTTAACCTCAGCCTTAACATTCCCATTTTTAACGGTTTTTCAGCTAGAGCTTCTATTCAGCGAGCGGAGATCAGTCGTAGCAGAGCAGAGATAAACAGTAAAGATGCAAAATATCAATTATGGCAAAATATAGAGCAGGCCTACATAGATGTAGTAGCGGCTGCCAAATCATATAAAGTATCTCAGGTTCAGGTAGAAGCCAGAACAGAGTCATTTCGTGTGCTGAAGCAGCGTTATGACAATGGTGCGGCAAACTTCACTGACTATAAAGTAGGTGAAAATGATCTTTTTCAAGCAAAATCTGATTTGCTAAGAGCTAAATATGATTATGTATTTAAACTCAAAGTGTTAGACTTTTATCAGGGTAAAAAAATAGAATTTTAA